Proteins from one Amycolatopsis benzoatilytica AK 16/65 genomic window:
- a CDS encoding Dyp-type peroxidase, producing the protein MNAISRRNLLLGAGTAALAAGCSAAPAIPSATSPYGVHQAGVETPAQRHCTVSVWNVAEPDLAALGREVGALHANPALSGLPVDDLTATIGLGPKLSPAVAALPEFLGDQVAPNDRGGDLLLQVCASDPVTVSLATGLLGKAVGGTVRWRQTAFLGPGSPARNILGFPDGIVQPAEPAKEVWLDDGGTIAVLRRMRLKVADFLARPVTEQERVFGRRKSDGTPLSGGADVDLGAKRPDGQYLIPADAHVRLAHPMSAGVPTMLRRSYNYDNGDDDRGLLFISFQRELRTFVNTAYRMADGDALLRYATTTASAAFHILPGFSAEKPLGS; encoded by the coding sequence GTGAATGCGATATCGCGGCGAAACCTGCTGCTCGGAGCGGGTACCGCGGCCCTCGCCGCGGGCTGCTCGGCGGCACCGGCGATCCCTTCGGCGACCAGCCCGTACGGGGTACATCAGGCCGGAGTGGAAACTCCCGCTCAGCGACACTGCACGGTATCGGTGTGGAACGTCGCCGAGCCGGACCTCGCCGCACTCGGCCGCGAAGTCGGCGCGCTGCACGCGAATCCGGCACTGAGCGGACTGCCCGTCGACGACCTGACCGCGACGATCGGCTTGGGCCCCAAGCTTTCTCCGGCCGTCGCCGCGCTGCCGGAGTTCCTCGGCGATCAGGTCGCGCCGAACGACCGCGGCGGCGATCTGCTGCTGCAGGTCTGCGCAAGCGACCCGGTAACGGTGTCCCTCGCGACCGGCCTGCTCGGCAAGGCTGTCGGAGGAACGGTGCGGTGGCGGCAAACCGCCTTCCTGGGACCAGGCAGCCCGGCCCGCAACATCCTCGGTTTCCCGGACGGCATCGTCCAGCCGGCCGAGCCGGCGAAAGAAGTCTGGCTCGACGACGGCGGCACCATCGCCGTGCTCCGGCGAATGCGGTTGAAAGTCGCGGACTTCCTCGCCCGCCCGGTCACCGAACAGGAACGGGTTTTCGGGCGCCGCAAGTCCGATGGGACTCCACTTTCCGGCGGCGCAGACGTCGATCTCGGCGCGAAACGTCCGGACGGCCAGTATCTCATCCCCGCGGACGCCCACGTACGTCTGGCACATCCGATGTCGGCGGGAGTGCCGACTATGCTGCGCCGTTCCTACAACTACGACAACGGCGACGACGACCGCGGGCTGTTGTTCATTTCGTTCCAACGCGAACTACGCACGTTTGTCAACACCGCCTACCGAATGGCCGACGGAGACGCGCTCCTGCGCTACGCCACCACCACCGCGTCCGCGGCTTTCCATATCCTCCCCGGGTTCTCCGCCGAAAAACCCTTGGGCAGCTAA
- a CDS encoding right-handed parallel beta-helix repeat-containing protein, which translates to MRGKLSLVLLIAGLVAAGCAGSSVRPDSGIIRVPQNAKTITEAVEAARDGDLVLVDPGVYKETVQIKTPNVTLRGTKRDGVVIDGEVRRANGIVVTASGVSVENLTVRNHTLNGVLVTGLSDQNGGLARGSDGYHKLDPSAFPPLQGFRVSHVTASNNALYGIYAFDSQHGVVEDSYASGSADSGIYIGQCKPCDIAVQRNVAERNAVGYEGTNASGKMYVLGNRFSGNRVGLTSNSDYQEAFVPQENATIAGNLVTGNAEPASPAQADGAYGIGIGLAGGRGNLLTRNRITGNSTTGLAIGSSEDLAPQGNRIEGNVITGNGVDFAYTASARAPGVGNCFKDNQLGTKQPDGLGECAAGPGVPIARTAAPPGVPFTEVAAPPVQPELPEAATVPARPARGLPGFVDLATVSVPPENLFADRAAVRS; encoded by the coding sequence GTGCGTGGAAAACTCAGTCTGGTGCTGCTGATCGCCGGTCTCGTCGCGGCCGGATGCGCCGGAAGCTCGGTACGGCCCGATTCTGGAATCATCCGGGTGCCGCAGAACGCGAAGACCATCACCGAGGCGGTCGAAGCTGCGCGCGACGGCGACCTGGTGCTAGTGGATCCTGGCGTCTACAAGGAAACCGTCCAGATCAAGACTCCGAACGTGACGCTGCGCGGTACGAAGCGGGACGGGGTGGTGATCGACGGGGAGGTCCGGCGCGCGAACGGGATCGTGGTGACCGCGTCCGGCGTCAGCGTGGAGAACCTGACGGTCCGCAACCACACGCTCAACGGCGTGCTCGTCACCGGGCTCAGCGATCAGAACGGCGGGCTCGCCCGCGGCAGCGACGGCTATCACAAGCTTGACCCGTCGGCGTTCCCGCCGCTGCAAGGCTTCCGGGTTTCGCACGTGACGGCGTCGAACAACGCGCTCTACGGCATCTACGCGTTCGACAGCCAGCACGGGGTGGTCGAGGACAGCTACGCGTCCGGCAGCGCCGATTCCGGCATCTACATCGGACAGTGCAAGCCGTGCGACATCGCCGTTCAGCGGAACGTAGCCGAACGCAACGCGGTCGGCTACGAAGGGACCAACGCGTCCGGGAAGATGTACGTGCTCGGCAATCGGTTCTCCGGCAACCGGGTCGGCCTGACCTCCAATTCGGACTACCAGGAGGCGTTCGTGCCGCAGGAGAACGCCACGATCGCCGGGAACCTGGTGACCGGCAACGCCGAGCCGGCCTCGCCCGCGCAGGCCGACGGCGCGTACGGGATCGGCATCGGGCTGGCCGGCGGGCGCGGGAACCTGCTGACGCGCAACCGGATCACCGGAAACTCGACGACCGGGCTGGCGATCGGCTCCAGCGAGGACCTGGCACCGCAAGGCAATCGGATCGAGGGAAACGTGATCACCGGCAACGGCGTCGACTTCGCGTACACCGCGTCCGCGCGCGCTCCTGGCGTCGGCAACTGCTTCAAGGACAATCAGCTCGGCACGAAACAGCCGGACGGGCTGGGCGAGTGCGCGGCCGGGCCGGGCGTGCCGATAGCCAGGACCGCTGCTCCGCCCGGTGTGCCGTTCACCGAAGTCGCCGCGCCGCCCGTGCAGCCCGAACTGCCGGAGGCGGCCACCGTGCCCGCCCGCCCGGCCCGCGGCCTGCCCGGATTCGTGGATCTCGCCACTGTCTCGGTGCCGCCGGAGAATCTATTCGCCGACCGCGCGGCGGTACGGTCGTGA
- a CDS encoding SDR family oxidoreductase produces the protein MPTTVLVLGGTGRTGRRVVSLLAKQGHQIRAASRTPGSPEGPVTPVHFDWSDPATYPPALEGVDAIYQWLSISPDPTAEVAALLDDAKTAGVRRVVHLSNATAHLSGEDFPMQWAERFLETGPVPATILRPNIFAENFSEHPAILQGIRTGVVAVPAGDGRVAPISVEDIAAVAAVALTQDGHQHKTYSLTGPDSLSFSDMAAIVGAAAGKPVRYQATDPAEFRETMLGGGTPGHVAEFYATMYEGIRNDRAADVTDDVQRITGRPPVSFADYARAAAARWR, from the coding sequence GTGCCGACCACAGTTCTTGTTCTCGGCGGGACCGGCCGCACCGGACGCCGTGTGGTGTCCTTGCTGGCCAAGCAGGGACACCAGATTCGGGCGGCGAGCCGCACCCCGGGGAGCCCGGAGGGACCGGTGACGCCGGTCCACTTCGACTGGAGCGACCCGGCGACCTACCCGCCCGCGCTGGAAGGCGTGGACGCGATCTACCAGTGGCTGTCGATAAGCCCCGACCCGACGGCAGAGGTCGCGGCACTGCTGGACGACGCCAAGACCGCCGGGGTTCGCCGGGTGGTCCACCTGTCCAACGCGACGGCGCATCTGTCCGGCGAGGACTTCCCGATGCAGTGGGCGGAGCGATTCCTCGAAACCGGACCGGTGCCCGCGACAATTCTGCGTCCCAACATCTTCGCCGAAAACTTCTCCGAACATCCCGCGATCCTGCAGGGCATCCGCACCGGCGTCGTCGCGGTTCCCGCGGGCGATGGCCGGGTCGCGCCGATCTCCGTTGAGGACATCGCCGCGGTCGCCGCCGTCGCCCTGACCCAGGACGGCCATCAGCACAAGACATACTCCCTGACCGGACCCGATTCACTATCCTTTTCGGACATGGCCGCGATCGTGGGCGCCGCCGCGGGAAAGCCGGTGCGGTACCAGGCGACGGACCCGGCCGAGTTCCGCGAAACCATGCTCGGCGGGGGTACTCCCGGTCATGTCGCGGAGTTCTACGCCACCATGTACGAAGGCATCCGCAACGACCGGGCCGCCGACGTGACCGATGACGTCCAGCGGATCACCGGCCGGCCGCCGGTCTCCTTCGCCGACTACGCCCGTGCCGCGGCAGCCCGGTGGCGCTGA
- a CDS encoding AraC family transcriptional regulator — MTAKAVGRERDQVADVVGQVVAALRRGGVVYGRALLRAPWGIAFESRSIATIYVVIAGSYVLVPDGGQALHLAQGDVALLPSGAGHVVADTPGRPAPTVRELFGADLEELSATDLVIEGDGPETVLVCGAYLLEPAPQHPFIASLPDVVHVTADQMCGTSLAAAVQLLTTEVDHSGRGTPAVVASLLDLLFTYTLRSWFLGEPDQLVGWAHALHDPAVGPALALLHDDPGKPWTVEALARAVGVPRARFSRRFTSTTGHTPMEYLGIWRMTVAAQLLREGQAPLRQIARKVGYDSEFAFARAFKRVVGHAPGRYRAMHHRNEGTADTRP; from the coding sequence GTGACGGCGAAAGCGGTCGGTCGTGAGCGCGATCAGGTGGCCGACGTCGTGGGCCAGGTCGTCGCCGCCCTCCGGCGCGGCGGCGTTGTCTACGGCAGGGCGCTGCTGCGCGCTCCTTGGGGCATCGCGTTCGAGTCGCGATCGATCGCCACGATCTACGTCGTGATCGCCGGTTCCTACGTGCTCGTCCCTGACGGCGGACAGGCTCTGCATCTCGCCCAGGGAGATGTCGCGTTGCTGCCGTCCGGCGCTGGGCACGTCGTCGCCGACACCCCAGGCCGACCGGCCCCGACCGTGCGAGAGCTGTTCGGTGCCGACCTGGAGGAACTGTCGGCCACCGACCTCGTCATCGAGGGCGACGGTCCCGAGACTGTCCTGGTCTGCGGTGCGTACCTGCTCGAACCGGCACCGCAGCACCCGTTCATCGCCTCCTTGCCTGACGTCGTGCACGTCACGGCGGACCAGATGTGCGGCACCAGCCTCGCCGCCGCCGTCCAGTTGCTCACCACCGAGGTCGACCACTCCGGCCGCGGTACGCCCGCAGTGGTGGCCTCGCTGCTCGACCTGCTCTTCACCTACACCCTGAGATCCTGGTTTCTCGGCGAGCCAGACCAGCTGGTCGGGTGGGCCCACGCGCTCCACGACCCTGCTGTCGGCCCCGCGCTCGCGCTCTTGCACGACGACCCCGGCAAACCCTGGACCGTGGAGGCACTCGCGCGCGCCGTCGGCGTCCCGCGTGCCCGGTTCAGCCGCCGATTCACGTCGACGACCGGGCACACCCCCATGGAGTACCTCGGCATCTGGCGGATGACCGTGGCCGCGCAACTGCTGCGCGAGGGCCAAGCCCCGCTGCGTCAGATCGCCCGGAAGGTCGGCTACGACTCGGAATTCGCGTTCGCACGCGCTTTCAAACGGGTCGTCGGTCACGCACCTGGTCGTTATCGCGCGATGCACCATCGCAACGAAGGCACCGCTGATACGCGGCCATGA
- a CDS encoding dihydrofolate reductase family protein produces the protein MRKIIVSTLMTLDGVVEDPGGFGESPYGGWAPAYFGDEAAARSLAHLSTCDYLLCGRRTYELFAKAWPNASGPYADRLNSIPKLVASTTLTGDLDWNATVLEGDAVGALAELKRQRGGDLMLYGSATLSASLLRHGLVDELSVLVFPIVVGAGKRLFADGAPRVELKLVERDELDGGVAGLRYRPV, from the coding sequence ATGCGAAAGATCATCGTATCCACCCTGATGACGCTGGACGGCGTGGTCGAGGACCCGGGCGGGTTCGGCGAATCGCCGTACGGCGGGTGGGCCCCGGCCTATTTCGGCGACGAGGCGGCGGCACGGTCACTGGCCCATTTGTCCACTTGTGACTACTTGCTGTGCGGGCGGCGCACCTACGAGTTGTTCGCGAAAGCGTGGCCGAACGCGTCCGGACCGTACGCGGACCGGCTGAACAGCATCCCGAAGCTCGTCGCGTCGACCACGCTCACCGGCGACCTGGACTGGAACGCGACTGTTCTCGAAGGGGACGCGGTGGGCGCGCTGGCTGAACTCAAACGGCAGCGCGGCGGCGACCTTATGCTGTACGGCAGCGCGACCTTGTCGGCTTCGCTGCTGCGGCACGGCCTGGTCGACGAGCTGAGCGTGCTCGTCTTCCCGATCGTGGTGGGTGCAGGGAAGCGGCTGTTCGCCGACGGTGCGCCGCGGGTCGAGCTGAAACTGGTTGAACGGGATGAACTGGACGGCGGCGTCGCGGGCCTCCGCTACCGCCCGGTATGA
- a CDS encoding RNA polymerase subunit sigma-70 — protein MARTGERDEFVARTEGLRRQLFAHCYRMTGSLDDAEDIVQETYLRAWRAFAEFESRSSVRTWLFRIATNVCLTFLQHRSRRVLPAGLGAPGDDVAAPLVFADANVSWIQPVPDALTDPAAIVARRDSTRLALIASLQYLSARQRVVLLLRDVLGWSAAEVAEALETTTDAVKSTLKRARARIEEYSPVPDEVPEIAEPARKALLGQYISAFENADAEKLRTVLRDDAVLEFPPARTWFAGKRYCVPFLAGQVFGEPGRWRMLPTSANGGQPAAVSYVRDEDGGYRAYGAAVLTVAAEGIARITAFGDPSLVRWFGAPDRLPRPAR, from the coding sequence ATGGCGAGAACGGGCGAGCGGGACGAGTTCGTCGCGCGGACCGAAGGGCTGCGCCGGCAGCTCTTCGCGCACTGCTACCGGATGACCGGCTCTCTCGACGACGCCGAGGACATCGTGCAGGAAACGTATCTGCGCGCGTGGCGGGCGTTCGCGGAGTTCGAGAGCCGGTCGTCCGTGCGGACCTGGCTGTTCCGGATCGCGACGAACGTGTGCCTGACCTTCCTGCAGCACCGGTCCCGGCGGGTGCTGCCCGCCGGGCTCGGTGCGCCGGGGGACGACGTCGCGGCACCGCTGGTTTTCGCCGACGCGAACGTGTCCTGGATCCAGCCGGTCCCGGATGCGCTGACCGACCCGGCGGCGATCGTCGCGCGCCGCGACAGCACGCGGTTGGCATTGATCGCGAGCTTGCAGTACCTGTCGGCGCGGCAGCGGGTGGTGCTGTTGCTGCGCGACGTCCTCGGCTGGTCGGCGGCCGAGGTCGCCGAGGCGCTCGAAACGACGACGGACGCGGTGAAGAGCACGTTGAAACGGGCGAGGGCACGGATCGAGGAGTACTCGCCGGTTCCGGACGAAGTACCGGAGATCGCCGAACCGGCGCGGAAGGCGTTGCTGGGACAGTACATCTCCGCGTTCGAGAACGCGGATGCCGAAAAGCTGCGGACGGTGCTGCGGGACGACGCGGTGCTGGAGTTCCCGCCGGCGCGGACCTGGTTCGCGGGAAAGCGTTACTGCGTGCCATTCCTCGCCGGGCAGGTCTTCGGCGAACCAGGCCGGTGGCGGATGCTGCCGACGAGCGCGAACGGCGGACAGCCGGCGGCGGTGTCGTATGTGCGAGACGAGGACGGGGGCTACCGGGCGTACGGTGCCGCGGTGCTGACGGTAGCGGCGGAGGGAATCGCCCGGATCACCGCGTTCGGGGATCCGAGCTTGGTGCGCTGGTTCGGGGCACCGGATCGACTGCCTCGCCCAGCGCGATAA
- a CDS encoding virginiamycin B lyase family protein, translated as MGRFRMSPLSIEEFPVPGEGPYAIALGPDNALWYTLVRSGHIGRLVPGGAPESWPLDPDSGPTVITAGPDGALWFTEYQAHRIGRITADGVVKEFSLPTPESGPYGLAAGPDGALWFTEINADRIGRITVSGQVTEFPLPTSGAFPSAIVAGPDGALWFTMNQANAIGRITTDGVVTVHPLPTEAAGPVGITAGPDGALWFVEIAAGQIGRITVGGEVTEFPLPDRASRPHAIVGGDGALWFTEWGGNRVGSITPDGVVEAHDLPTPGSEPHGLVFGPDQALWTALELGTLARIDVPGKQR; from the coding sequence ATTGGCAGGTTCCGAATGAGCCCCCTCAGCATCGAAGAGTTCCCGGTCCCCGGCGAAGGGCCATACGCGATCGCCCTCGGGCCGGACAACGCCCTCTGGTACACGTTGGTGCGAAGTGGGCACATCGGCCGGCTGGTTCCCGGCGGCGCGCCGGAAAGCTGGCCGCTTGACCCGGACAGCGGCCCGACCGTCATCACGGCAGGCCCGGATGGCGCGTTGTGGTTCACCGAGTACCAGGCACACCGGATCGGGCGGATCACTGCCGACGGAGTGGTCAAGGAGTTCTCTTTGCCCACGCCGGAATCCGGCCCGTACGGGCTGGCCGCCGGTCCGGACGGCGCGCTGTGGTTCACCGAGATCAACGCCGACCGGATCGGCCGGATCACCGTGTCCGGGCAGGTGACGGAGTTTCCCCTGCCGACGTCCGGTGCGTTCCCGTCGGCCATCGTCGCCGGTCCGGACGGTGCGCTGTGGTTCACGATGAACCAGGCCAACGCGATCGGCCGGATCACGACGGATGGAGTGGTCACCGTGCACCCGCTGCCGACCGAGGCGGCCGGACCGGTCGGGATCACCGCCGGCCCGGACGGCGCGTTGTGGTTCGTGGAGATCGCCGCCGGGCAGATCGGCCGGATCACCGTCGGCGGGGAGGTGACCGAGTTCCCGCTGCCCGACCGCGCATCCCGGCCGCACGCCATCGTCGGAGGAGACGGCGCGTTGTGGTTCACCGAATGGGGCGGCAACCGGGTCGGCTCGATCACGCCGGACGGTGTTGTCGAGGCGCACGACCTGCCCACGCCGGGGTCGGAGCCGCACGGTCTGGTGTTCGGCCCCGACCAGGCGCTGTGGACGGCGCTGGAACTCGGCACCCTCGCCCGGATCGACGTGCCGGGAAAGCAGCGATGA
- a CDS encoding VOC family protein, with protein sequence MACRITELVLDCADPQRMGDFWCEVLGYVELGWDGDDLEIGPPGTGFGGPQPTLILSRSTDPKPAKLPLHLDVNPTDRDQEAELERLLAAGARPADIGQTGQEPWHVLADPEGNVFCLLRRRVNPVPATPPEHAA encoded by the coding sequence ATGGCCTGCCGGATCACCGAACTCGTCCTCGACTGCGCCGACCCGCAACGCATGGGCGATTTCTGGTGCGAAGTCCTCGGCTACGTGGAACTGGGCTGGGACGGCGACGATCTGGAAATCGGCCCGCCTGGCACCGGTTTCGGCGGCCCGCAACCGACGTTGATCCTCAGCCGCAGCACCGACCCGAAGCCCGCGAAGCTGCCGCTGCACTTGGACGTCAACCCGACCGACCGCGACCAGGAAGCGGAACTGGAACGCCTCCTCGCCGCGGGCGCTCGCCCCGCGGACATCGGCCAGACCGGGCAGGAGCCCTGGCACGTACTCGCCGACCCGGAAGGGAACGTGTTCTGCCTGCTCCGCCGCCGGGTGAACCCGGTGCCGGCTACTCCGCCCGAGCACGCGGCCTAA